A portion of the Lolium rigidum isolate FL_2022 chromosome 1, APGP_CSIRO_Lrig_0.1, whole genome shotgun sequence genome contains these proteins:
- the LOC124666987 gene encoding lysine histidine transporter-like 8 produces the protein MSSEVHSAPPTPRPVSTPPSQMHSPAPSRSPLRAMVTPLASPVRKAVASVKGYLEEVGHITRLADPHDAWLPITASQSGNSYYAAFHSLSSGIGFQALVLPAAFASLGWAWAIVCLTVAFAWQLYTLRLLVNLHEPVAGGTRYSRYMHLATTVFGEKWGKILALLPTMYLSAGTCTALIIVGGGSMKILFSIACGPACVARPLTTVEWYVVFICVAVVLSQLPNLNSIAGVSLVAGTAAVGYCTMIWAVSVAKGRLAGASHDPVKAAGDVDRTIAVLNGLGIIAFAFRGHNLVLEIQGTMPSTLKHPSHVPMWKGVKFAYAVVALCLYPVAVGGFWAYGDQMPPNGVLSALYKFHSRDVSRLVVGLATLLVVVNCLTTFQLYAMPVFDNMEAGYVHKKHRPCPWWLRAGFRTFFGAVNLLIAVAMPFLSELAGLLGGISLPVTLAYPCFMWVAIMKPPRGSAMWCLNWALGSLGMVLSFALIVGNLWGLVARGLHVHFFKPE, from the exons ATGTCCAGCGAGGTGCACTCGGCGCCACCGACGCCGCGGCCGGTGTCGACCCCGCCGTCGCAGATGCACTCCCCGGCGCCCAGCCGGTCGCCGCTGCGCGCGATGGTGACGCCGCTCGCCAGCCCCGTGAGGAAGGCGGTGGCGAGCGTGAAGGGCTACCTGGAGGAGGTGGGCCACATCACGCGGCTCGCCGACCCGCACGACGCCTGGCTCCCCATCACCGCGTCCCAGAGCGGCAACTCCTACTACGCCGCCTTCCACAGCCTCAGCTCCGGCATCGGCTTCCAGGCGCTCGTGCTCCCCGCCGCCTTCGCCTCACTCGGATG GGCGTGGGCGATCGTCTGCCTGACCGTGGCGTTCGCGTGGCAGCTCTACACGCTGCGGCTGCTGGTGAACCTCCACGAGCCCGTCGCCGGCGGCACGCGGTACAGCCGGTACATGCACCTCGCCACGACAGTTTTCG GCGAGAAATGGGGGAAGATCCTGGCGCTGCTCCCGACGATGTACCTGTCGGCGGGCACCTGCACGGCGCTCATCATCGTGGGCGGCGGCAGCATGAAGATCCTCTTCAGCATCGCGTGCGGGCCGGCGTGCGTGGCGCGGCCGCTCACCACCGTGGAGTGGTACGTCGTCTTCATCTGCGTCGCCGTGGTGCTCTCCCAGCTCCCCAACCTCAACTCCATTGCCGGCGTCTCCCTGGTGGCCGGCACGGCCGCAGTCGGGTACTGCACCATGATCTGGGCCGTGTCCGTGGCCAAGGGGAGGTTGGCCGGCGCGTCCCACGACCCGGTCAAGGCCGCCGGCGACGTGGACAGGACCATCGCGGTCCTCAATGGCCTCGGCATCATCGCGTTCGCTTTCAGGGGGCACAATCTTGTCCTCGAGATTCAG GGCACAATGCCGTCGACTCTGAAGCACCCCTCTCACGTGCCCATGTGGAAGGGCGTCAAGTTCGCCTACGCCGTCGTCGCCCTCTGCCTGTACCCCGTCGCCGTCGGCGGCTTCTGGGCCTACGGCGACCAGATGCCGCCCAACGGGGTCCTCAGCGCGCTCTACAAGTTCCACAGCCGGGACGTGTCAAGGCTGGTGGTGGGGCTGGCGACGCTGCTGGTGGTCGTCAACTGCCTCACCACGTTCCAGCTCTACGCCATGCCGGTGTTCGACAACATGGAGGCCGGCTACGTGCACAAGAAGCACCGGCCGTGCCCCTGGTGGCTGCGCGCGGGGTTCCGCACCTTCTTCGGCGCCGTCAACCTCCTCATCGCCGTCGCCATGCCCTTCCTCTCGGAGCTCGCGGGTCTCCTCGGGGGCATCTCGCTGCCGGTGACGCTCGCCTACCCGTGCTTCATGTGGGTGGCGATCATGAAGCCGCCGAGAGGCTCGGCGATGTGGTGCCTCAACTGGGCGCTCGGAAGCCTCGGCATGGTCCTCAGCTTCGCCCTCATCGTCGGGAACCTGTGGGGGCTCGTTGCCAGAGGCCTTCATGTGCACTTCTTCAAGCCCGAGTAG
- the LOC124703656 gene encoding L-ascorbate oxidase homolog: MAAAAALVTLACVCSLVVSAHGEAPYKFFDWNVSYGDINPLGVPQQGILINGQFPGPEIDCETNANLIINVHNSLPEPFLLSWNGIQQRKNSWQDGVSGTNCPIPPGQNYTYRMQAKDQIGSFFYYPSLAFHKAAGGFGAIRINSRPRVPVPFPPPADEYTVLIGDWFNATHKALQATMDNGTQLPFPDAILINGKGPHGGANFTVQQGNTYRLRISNVGLQNTLNFRIQDHNVTLVEVEGTHTVQNTYTSIDVHVGQSLSVLVSADRLPRDYHIVVSSRFTNQTLNSTAVLHYAGSSFPAWWRPPVVNTSDVDFSLEQARSIRTNLTASGPRPNPQGSYHYGSINVTRTIRLANSAGQVDGKLRYGVNGVSYVDAATPLKLADYYNLTGVFKMGGIADAPATTNGTGPNETNTGTELQNVTAVMDSDHRSFVEVVFENNEDTVQSWHLDGYSVFVVGMEKGVWSEQSRTTYNLVDAVARCTVQVYPRAWTAIFIALDNVGMWNLRSQDWTRRYLGQQFYLRVYTPTHSFRDELPIPDNALLCGQATNTSGLPFSLY, from the exons atggcggcggcggcggcgctggttaCGCTCGCCTGCGTCTGCTCGCTCGTCGTCTCCGCGCACGGCGAGGCGCCGTACAAGTTCTTCGACTGGAATGTCAGCTATGGCGACATCAACCCGCTCGGAGTTCCGCAGCAG GGTATTCTGATCAACGGGCAGTTTCCGGGGCCGGAGATCGACTGCGAGACAAACGCCAATCTGATCATCAATGTGCACAACAGCTTGCCGGAGCCATTCCTACTTTCatg GAATGGTATCCAGCAAAGAAAGAACTCGTGGCAGGATGGCGTGTCCGGCACCAACTGCCCGATTCCTCCTGGCCAGAACTACACATACCGCATGCAGGCCAAGGACCAGATCGGCAGCTTCTTCTACTACCCCTCGCTCGCCTTCCACAAGGCTGCCGGCGGCTTCGGCGCCATCCGGATCAACAGCCGCCCGCGCGTCCCTGTCCCGTTCCCCCCGCCGGCCGACGAGTACACCGTGCTCATCGGTGATTGGTTCAACGCCACCCACAAG GCTCTCCAAGCCACGATGGACAACGGAACGCAGCTGCCTTTCCCGGACGCCATCCTGATCAATGGCAAGGGGCCGCATGGCGGCGCAAACTTCACCGTCCAGCAAGGGAACACGTACAGGCTGCGCATCTCCAATGTCGGCCTGCAGAACACTCTGAACTTCAGGATCCAGGACCACAACGTGACGCTCGTGGAGGTGGAGGGCACGCACACGGTGCAGAACACCTACACCTCCATCGACGTCCATGTCGGGCAGTCGCTGTCCGTGCTCGTCTCCGCCGACCGCCTACCCAGGGACTACCACATCGTCGTCTCCAGCCGCTTCACCAACCAAACCCTTAACTCCACGGCCGTGCTGCACTATGCCGGCTCGAGCTTCCCCGCTTGGTGGCGGCCACCTGTTGTGAACACCAGCGACGTTGATTTTTCGCTCGAGCAGGCTCGCTCCATCAG GACGAACCTAACGGCGAGCGGGCCAAGGCCAAACCCACAGGGGTCGTACCACTACGGGTCCATCAATGTGACCCGCACCATCAGGCTGGCCAACTCGGCTGGGCAGGTCGACGGTAAGCTGAGGTATGGCGTGAATGGCGTGTCGTACGTGGACGCTGCCACGCCCCTCAAGTTGGCCGACTACTACAACCTCACCGGCGTTTTCAAGATGGGCGGTATCGCAGATGCGCCCGCGACAACCAACGGGACGGGTCCGAATGAGACCAACACCGGCACAGAGTTGCAGAATGTGACGGCCGTCATGGACTCCGACCACCGCTCCTTCGTCGAAGTGGTGTTCGAGAACAATGAGGACACCGTCCAGAGCTGGCACCTCGATGGGTATAGCGTCTTCGTAGTCGG GATGGAAAAAGGAGTGTGGAGCGAGCAGAGCAGGACAACCTACAATCTTGTGGATGCAGTTGCGCGCTGCACGGTGCAA GTGTATCCTAGAGCATGGACGGCCATCTTCATCGCACTGGACAACGTGGGCATGTGGAACCTGAGATCACAGGATTGGACAAGGAGGTACCTAGGCCAACAGTTCTACCTCCGGGTGTACACGCCAACACATTCCTTCCGTGATGAGCTCCCCATCCCGGACAATGCTCTCCTTTGTGGCCAGGCaaccaacaccagcggcctcccCTTCTCTCTATACTAA